A part of Antennarius striatus isolate MH-2024 chromosome 21, ASM4005453v1, whole genome shotgun sequence genomic DNA contains:
- the LOC137588200 gene encoding tubulin alpha-1D chain-like: MGNTSWELYCLEHDIQPDGQMPNRNPVGGHDDSFNTFFSETGAGKYVPRAVFVDLEPTVMDEVRTGAYRQLFHPEQMISGKEDAANNYARGHYTIGKEVIDGVLDRIRKLADQCTGLQGFLVFHSFGGGTGSGFTSLLMERLSVDYGKKSKLEFAVYPSPQVSTAVVEPYNSILTTHTTLEHSDCAFLVDNEAIYDICRRNLDIECPSYTNLNRLISQIVSSITASLRFDGALNVDLAEFQTNLVPYPRIHFPLATYAPVISAEKAYHEQLSVAEITNACFEPANQMVKCDPRHGKYMACCLLFRGDVVPKDVNAAIGAIKTKRTIQFVDWCPTGFKVGINYQPPTVVPGGDLAKVQRAVCMLSNTTAIAEAWSRLDHKFDLMYAKRAFVHWYVGEGMEEGEFAEAREDMAALEKDYEEVGVDSVDDAGEGGEGDEY; encoded by the exons ATGGGGAACACCAGCTGGGAGCTCTACTGTCTGGAACACGACATCCAGCCAGACGGACAGATGCCCAATCGCAATCCTGTCGGAGGCCACGACGACTCCTTCAACACTTTCTTCAGTGAGACGGGGGCTGGGAAGTACGTCCCCAGAGCCGTCTTTGTTGACCTGGAACCCACTGTGATGG ATGAAGTACGCACAGGAGCGTACCGTCAGCTCTTTCATCCTGAACAGATGATCTCAGGAAAAGAAGACGCTGCTAACAACTATGCCAGAGGACATTACACCATTGGCAAAGAGGTCATCGATGGTGTCCTAGATAGAATCCGTAAACTG GCTGACCAATGCACAGGGCTCCAGGGCTTTCTGGTCTTCCACTCCTTTGGTGGAGGCACTGGTTCAGGTTTCACCTCCCTGTTAATGGAGAGACTCTCTGTTGATTATGGAAAAAAGTCTAAGCTTGAGTTTGCCGTCTACCCATCCCCCCAGGTTTCCACAGCAGTAGTGGAGCCTTACAACTCCATCCTGACCACCCACACCACTTTAGAGCACTCTGACTGTGCCTTCCTGGTGGACAACGAGGCCATCTACGACATCTGTCGCAGGAACCTCGACATTGAATGTCCATCATACACCAACCTGAACAGGCTCATCAGCCAGATTGTGTCTTCAATCACAGCCTCCCTTCGCTTTGATGGAGCCCTGAATGTTGACCTGGCTGAGTTCCAGACCAACTTGGTGCCCTACCCTCGTATCCACTTCCCTCTGGCCACCTACGCTCCAGTCATCTCAGCTGAGAAAGCCTACCATGAACAGTTGTCTGTTGCTGAGATCACCAATGCCTGCTTTGAGCCGGCCAACCAGATGGTGAAGTGTGATCCTCGTCATGGTAAATACATGGCTTGCTGCCTGCTGTTTCGTGGTGATGTGGTGCCCAAAGATGTCAATGCAGCCATCGGTGCCATCAAAACCAAACGCACCATCCAGTTTGTAGACTGGTGCCCCACAGGCTTCAAGGTGGGTATCAACTACCAGCCTCCAACTGTGGTTCCTGGAGGAGACCTGGCTAAAGTGCAGAGGGCTGTCTGCATGCTGAGCAACACCACAGCCATCGCTGAGGCCTGGTCTCGTCTCGACCACAAGTTTGACCTCATGTACGCCAAGAGAGCCTTTGTCCACTGGTATGTTGGGGAGGGaatggaggagggagagttCGCTGAGGCCAGAGAAGACATGGCTGCCTTGGAGAAGgattatgaagaggttggagtcGACTCGGTTGATGACGCTGGGGAAGGTGGGGAAGGGGATGAATATTAG